The proteins below are encoded in one region of Vicia villosa cultivar HV-30 ecotype Madison, WI unplaced genomic scaffold, Vvil1.0 ctg.001989F_1_1, whole genome shotgun sequence:
- the LOC131637394 gene encoding uncharacterized protein LOC131637394: MEKPPTLDPYDGTTDPDDHIRNIEAVMEYHIVHGSIKCRIFPTTLRKGAMTWYRNLPPNFVHSWAELKELFLSHFTASRRQPKSEANLEAVVQGTNEPLRDYLDRFNREAVQVQTTDYMKRYLLERGLIPVSEFKKAIKIEKLRSMNDILKRAQAFISFEEGEAAAIKASRGNDVARGSSQDQSATRRTNDKRRDDRPHDAKERRGPAGRFNDYTPLNASREKILAECKSTEFKNSNIRPPKSNPTRPGTDKSKYCKYHKSHGHLTEECIHLKDAIETLIKEGHLSKYTKKGDPPRRNDRRSSDEGNSPNTRPLQVALSVTDLRTSYPRSE, encoded by the coding sequence ATGGAAAAGCCACCGACCTTGGACCCATACGACGGGACTACCGATCCCGACGATCACATCAGGAACATTGAAGCCGTAATGGAGTACCATATCGTCCACGGATCCATCAAATGTCGGATTTTCCCGACAACCCTCAGGAAAGGGGCGATGACCTGGTACAGAAATCTTCCACCCAATTTCGTCCACTCCTGGGCCGAACTcaaggaactcttcttgagccatttCACCGCTTCTCGTCGACAGCCGAAATCTGAAGCAAACCTCGAAGCTGTTGTCCAAGGCACCAACGAGCCTCTCCGggattacctcgacaggttcaacagaGAGGCCGTCCAGGTGCAGACGaccgactacatgaagaggtacctcCTCGAGAGAGGGCTCATCCCCGTAAGCGAATTCAAGAAGGCCATAAAGATAGAGAAATTACGTTCCATGAACGACATTCTCAAAAGGGCCCAAGCTTTCATTTCTTTCGAAGAGGGAGAAGCTGCCGCCATTAAAGCCTCTAGGGGAAATGACGTTGCTCGGGGTTCAAGCCAGGACCAATCGGCTACGCGCCGGACAAATGATAAAAGGAGGGACGACAGACCCCACGACGCAAAGGAGCGCAGGGGGCCAGCAGGTCGGTTCAACGACTATACCCCTCTGAACGCCTCACGCGAGAAGATCTTGGCCGAATGCAAAAGCACCGAGTTCAAGAactccaacatcaggcccccaaAGTCAAATCCCACTAGGCCGGGGACTGACAAatccaaatactgcaagtatcacaagagtcacgggcatctGACCGAGGAGTGCATACACCTTAAAGATGCCATAGAGACGCTGATCAAAGAAGGTCACCTTTCGAAATACACAAAGAAAGGAGACCCGCCCAGAAGGAACGACCGTCGAAGCTCCGACGAGGGCAACTCGCCTAACACCAGGCCGCTGCAGGTAGCACTATCTGTCACCGACCTGAGGACTTCATACCCTCGGTCGGAGTGA